Proteins from a genomic interval of Lolium perenne isolate Kyuss_39 chromosome 1, Kyuss_2.0, whole genome shotgun sequence:
- the LOC127305508 gene encoding uncharacterized protein: MPRGSASRRPLATSSSSHSRSHRYPLRARARRCSGEHLPLANSGGRISTDPPPPLRQSGATGPRVSTERPQPPLSPPRSQGSSSPFSLSWSSSSSTSSMASPSGSWRGSYMQEDDIERLVRLRRIPRSVITRVPGEETEPEPRNGERVVFGAHLDRGLGLPASPFFRQFLDHFGLQPHHLPANACVLLSCFVAFMEAYAGLWPDIDFWSRLFFLKAQTNDGRLRACGAASIYTRPGTPFPKIPTVDSVKNWQMSFFYVRNEGELVDRINLPEFNPAPPVGRINWSHNARSTDQNAEVNLLWDLLATATAGGLTAEDLLCTIAERRVLPLQMRTHKIGHMSGRLDPNRTSKVPLTKAQVASRVNHITKANLAEDWSYGLVPCDRNHPPARVFERQNVEDGDLATKRWTPDLVDPADQAGDHAGDDDLPQAPDLGGQGEHNPPPSPEHQEEEEPATSGTGPIPAVPLRSRPPSTTATSAPKGTKRAGSTAALEAKAKKQRRQQPKKVPEQAGAPIKFAQGGGSRQAPRVVSPLPRQRREQTPQPSSRAPTPPPPATGASSFAVPLASAPDRGTRVEPTRQPTLDDMFPRRTPLLGPGPGPGGACRLQTEPEPAGLLLGPAPAGQPGRLGHPPRRSDAPPPQPTPEEPARQEPARDEPARTGDADSRALVRTEGPAGPSEGLHVAKGARLVAVPSASDSSFGSAGTMERAWHQANSCEVLSREGQPGTAPMKMLFSGYRASLKTKAAETLAQLATLEDAEKTVEERRTVLYNQVVTSYHRAKIERAALARELEAVKAEAAKVPQLESDLRAARAQCAESEEAGRSAAGKLKLAEQELTRLRLLEKNHITELNSLRSAEKEKVDDLSRRLSEVEKQRLALQEEVTAKSTELTATAKRWTDDFSALDRGLAAAFPETQEAALAAVGAARDSRRQETGEGSSEYFSMEDHLASMAARIEPVTQLGWELRKAAEELVPMLWPGEAVPQDISGLISAMERAPDRFLDWKESATRAGADMALSFVLSWYNEVDLGQLESRRAGVETKLPADLKAARLARASTIAEFVDKTLFVADPNPPPSNDEEYMDEEEAEDVPEDDPAAGSTDAPPA, from the exons atgccgcgggggagcgcctcgaggcggccacttgccacttcttcttcctcgcactcTCGCTCCCATCGCTATCCTCTGCGCGCTCGAGCTCGCCGCTGCTCCGGCGAACAtcttccgctggcgaactccggcgggcgaatctccaccgatccgccgccgccactccgccaatccggcgccacggggccgcgcgtctcgacggagcgtcctcagccgccgctgtcgccgccgcgatcgcaaggttcttcctcgccgttcagcctctcctggtcatcttcttcctcgacctcgtcaatggcgtcccccagcggatcgtggaggggctcctacatgcaggaggacgacatcgagcgcctAGTACGCCTCCGGCGAATTCCGCGGTCGgtcatcacgcgggtgcccggcgaggagacggagcccgagccgaggaacggcgagcgcgtcgtcttcggcgcgcaccttgaTCGCGGGCTGGGTCTGCCGGCCTCGCCCTTCTTCCGgcaattcctcgaccacttcggcctccagccgcaccacctgccggccaacgcgtgcgtcctcctgagctgcttcgtagcgttcatggaggcttacgccggcttgtggcccgacatcgacttctggagccggctcttcttcttgaaggcgcagaccaacgacggccgcctgcgagcctgcggcgccgcctcgatctacacccggcctggtacgcctttccccaagatccccaccgtcgactcggtgaagaactggcaaatgtcattcttctacgtgcgcaacgagggggagctcgtcgaccggatcaacctgccggagttcaatccggctcctccagtcggccggatcaactggagccacaacgcccgctcgacggaccagaacgccgaggtgaacctgctctgggatctcctggcgacagccaccgctggcgggctgactgccgaagatcttctctgcactatcgccgagcgccgggtgctgccgctccagatgcgcacccacaagatcgggcacatgtccggccggctcgatccgaaccggacgtctaaggtgccgctcaccaaggcccaggtggccagccgggtgaaccacatcaccaaggcgaacctggcggaggactggagctacgggctggtgccctgcgacaggaaccatccaccggcgcgg gtttttgagcgccagaacgtcgaggacggcgacctggcgacgaagaggtggacgccggatctcgtcgatccggctgaccaagccggcgatcacgccggcgacgacgacctgccgcaggcgcctgatctaggcggccagggggagcacaatccgcccccttcaccagagcaccaggaggaggaggagccggcgacgtccggcacggggccaatccccgccgtgcctctgcgctcgaggccgccaagcaccacggcgacttcggcgcccaagggcacgaaacgagccggctccaccgccgccttggaggcgaaggcgaagaagcagcgccggcagcagccgaagaaggtcccggagcaagccgg ggcccctatcaagtttgcccagggcggcggctcccggcaagctccgcgcgttgtgtccccgcttccgcgccagaggagggagcagacgccgcagccttcctcgcgcgcacctacgccgccgccgcctgcgacaggggcttcttccttcgccgtgccgttggcctccgcgccagatcgcggcacgcgggtcgagccaacgcggcagccgacgctggacgacatgttcccgcgccggacgccTCTTCTCGGACCCGGCccggggccgggcggggcatgccgccttcaaacggagccggagccggcggggctgctccTAGGACCGGCGccggcagg acaaccgggccggctgggccatccgccGCGCCGGAGcgacgcgccgccgccgcagccgacaccagaggagccggccaggcaggagccggcaagggacgagccggcgcgcactgGGGACgctgactcgcgcgcgctggtgaggacggagggcccagcgggcccgtctgagggccttcatgtggccaagggtgcccggttggtggctgtgccgtctgcctccgactccagcttcgGCTCGGCAGGAACCATGGAGAGGGCATGGCATCAGGCGAATTCCTGCGAGGtactcagccgggaggggcagcctggcacggcgcccatgaagatgcttttctccggctaccgcgccagcctcaagaccaaggccgccgagacccttgcccagctggcgacgctggaggatgctgagaag acggttgaggagcggcgcaccgtcttgtacaaccaggtggtgaccagctaccaccgggccaagatcgagcgggccgccttggctcgtgagctggaggccgtcaagg ctgaagccgccaaagtcccgcagctggagtcggatctccgagccgctcgcgcgcagtgcgccgagagcgaggaggcgggccgatccgccgccggcaagctcaagctggctgagcaggagctgacacggctgcgcctgctggagaagaaccacatcaccgagctcaactccctcaggtcggcggagaaggagaaggtggacgatctgagccggcggctgtcggaggtggagaagcagcggcttgcgctgcaggaggaggtcactgccaagtccacagagctgacggctaccgccaaacgCTGGACTGATGACtttagcgcgcttgatcgcggcttggcgg cggccttccctgagacgcaggaggcggctttggcagccgtcgGCGCCGCACGTGACTCCAGGAGGCAggagactggcgagggcagctcggagtacttctccatggaggaccacctggcgtccatggccgcccgcatcgagcccgtcacccAGCTCGGCTGGGAGTTGCGGAAagcggctgaagagctggtgcccatgctatggcctggggaggcggtgccgcaagacatctccggcctcatctccgcgatggagcgggcgccggaccgcttcctcgactggaaggagtcggccacgcgcgccggtgccgacatggcgctgtccttcgtcctctcctggtacaacgaggtggacctggggcagctggagtcccggcgagccggcgtggagaccaagctcccagccgatctcaaggccgcccgcctcgctcgagccagcaccatcgccgagttcgtcgacaagaccctcttcgtcgcggatccgaaccctcctccatccaatgatgaagaatacatggatgaggaggaggcggaagacgtgcctgaggacgacccggccgccggctccactgatgcccctccggcttag